In Stigmatopora nigra isolate UIUO_SnigA chromosome 11, RoL_Snig_1.1, whole genome shotgun sequence, the following proteins share a genomic window:
- the wdr3 gene encoding WD repeat-containing protein 3, whose amino-acid sequence MGLTKQYLRYVSGPVFGLIGSQKANICYVTLRGGEQGRHVAVAACEHVFIWDTRKAEKVMILPGLKHEVSFIRPSPDKIHIAVGYDDGAVRIFSLINGESNVCFNGHKSAVTVIQYDALGARLVTGSRDTEVIVWDVINESGLYRLRGHKGEVTQAFFLKDKNLLVTSSKDSFVKWWDLDTQHCFKTMVGHRSEVWAMAFLNDEQRLLTGSSDSELRAWDIDYLEEEPAEGEPKIKKEKSVLEEDEGNEEEADDSPEDRILTCTKAGSILRQATDRVVSLTTDSKGRIVACHGNTSNLELFTVLSEEEVHKSMAKKLKKAKKKAAKNAEKGIEVEEPVVEKFLKDEIVPLSNIKASHKIRWADCLRCAGGELKVALLLHNNTLETYSVKTQDKAPAIVGKTARLTLGGHRSDVRTVAFSSDNLALLSASGETVKVWNRSTLQVVRTMECEYALCSLFVPGDRQIILGTKAGSLQIFELASGTLLEIISGHEGALWSMCLSPDQRGIVTGGADKTVKLWDFELVKDETGGHKRLTLKHTRTLQLEEDVLCVKFSPNHRLLAVSLLDCTVKIFYTDTLKFFLSLYGHKLPVLCLDITHDSTLIATGSADRNVKIWGLDFGDCHRSMFAHDDSVTSLQFVPKTHLFFTAGKDKKIKQWDADKFEHIQTLEGHHREVWCLSISSNGDHLATASHDRSLRLWERTREPIILEEEREVEREAEFEESLNKGDAPVVPGEAQGETAPATKKTVETVKAAERIMEALEVLRGEKRKMEEYEYDCERAGKKLELPRPNPILLAFGNISPSRYVLDVIRKVRSSELEVSLLVLPFPYVPDLLELFNGFIQQGLQVELVCRCLFFLLKIHFGQISSSQKLLPIIDDLRGNTLSRVQDIHDLMGFNGAGLQFLQREVESKEEVMFFAEATGRLATKRKRQRKREKAVLTIA is encoded by the exons ATGGGCTTAACCAAACAATACCTACGCTATGTATCCGGCCCCGTCTTCGGCTTAATCGGCAGCCAGAAGGCCAACATCTGCTACGTCACCCTCCGCGGTGGCGAGCAGGGTCGTCATGTTGCCGTGGCAGCGTGCGAGCATGTCTTCATCTGGGACACCCGTAAAGCTGAAAAG GTGATGATCCTTCCCGGCCTAAAACACGAGGTGAGCTTCATACGGCCATCGCCAGACAAAATTCACATCGCCGTGGGTTACGATGATGGCGCCGTACGGATATTCAGCCTGATCAATGGAGAAAGCAACGTCTGCTTTAACGGGCATAAGTCCGCCGTCACGGTTATACAATACGACGCACTAGGAGCCAGACTCGTCACAGGCTCCAGA GACACAGAAGTCATCGTATGGGATGTCATCAACGAAAGTGGTCTCTACCGACTGCGAGGACACAAAGGAGAGGTCACGCAAGCGTTCTTCCTCAAAGATAAGAACCTCCTTGTGACTAG TTCCAAGGACAGTTTTGTCAAGTGGTGGGATTTGGATACACAACATTGCTTTAAAACTATGGTGGGCCATCGTAGTGAG GTTTGGGCCATGGCCTTCCTCAATGATGAGCAACGGCTTCTGACGGGCTCGTCCGACAGCGAGCTTCGAGCGTGGGACATCGACTACCTGGAGGAG GAGCCAGCTGAAGGTGAACCCAaaataaagaaggaaaaaagtgtgCTGGAGGAAGACGAGGGGAATGAAGAAGAGGCGGATGACAGCCcagaagat cGCATTTTGACTTGCACCAAAGCGGGGTCCATCCTCCGCCAGGCCACAGACAGAGTTGTGTCTTTGACAACCGACAGCAAGGGCAGAATCGTGGCCTGTCAC GGTAACACCTCAAATTTGGAGCTTTTCACTGTGCTGTCAGAGGAAGAAGTGCACAAAAGTATGGCCAAGAAGTTGAAGAAAGCCAAGAAAAAGGCGGCCAA aaaCGCGGAAAAAGGCATAGAGGTAGAGGAGCCGGTCGTGGAGAAGTTTCTGAAGGACGAGATCGTTCCACTGAGCAACATCAAGGCCTCTCACAAAATTAG ATGGGCCGACTGTCTCCGGTGTGCTGGCGGCGAGCTGAAGGTGGCGCTGCTGCTGCACAACAACACGTTGGAGACGTATAGTGTAAAGACGCAGGACAAGGCGCCGGCAATAGTCGGGAAAACGGCGCGTCTGACACTGGGCGGACACCGTAGCGACGTGCGCACGGTTGCGTTTAGTTCCGACAACTTGGCTCTGTTGTCGGCGTCTGGCGAAACTGTCAAAGTATGGAATAG GTCAACACTTCAGGTGGTACGTACCATGGAGTGCGAATACGCCCTGtgctccctctttgtgcccggTGATAGGCAAATCATCCTGGGAACCAAG GCTGGCTCTCTGCAGATTTTCGAGTTGGCATCCGGAACCCTCCTGGAGATAATCAGCGGCCATGAAGGGGCCCTGTGGTCCATGTGTCTTTCCCCAGACCAG CGGGGGATCGTGACCGGAGGCGCAGACAAGACGGTCAAGTTGTGGGACTTTGAGTTGGTCAAGGATGAAACTGGCGGACACAA GAGGTTGACGTTGAAGCATACACGCACATTACAGCTAGAGGAAGACGTCTTGTGTGTGAAGTTCTCTCCTAATCATCGCCTGCTGGCCGTCTCCCTGCTGGACTGCACTGTCAAAATCTTCTACACAGATACGCTCAAG TTCTTCTTGTCGCTGTATGGACACAAACTGCCTGTTCTTTGTCTGGACATCACGCAC GACAGCACTCTGATCGCCACGGGCTCGGCGGATCGCAACGTGAAGATCTGGGGTCTGGACTTCGGCGACTGTCACCGTTCGATGTTTGCCCATGATGACAG TGTCACGTCTTTGCAGTTTGTCCCCAAGACGCATTTGTTCTTCACGGCGGGAAAGGACAAGAAGATTAAGCAGTGGGACGCCGACAAGTTTGAACACATCCAGACTTTGGAG GGCCACCATCGCGAGGTGTGGTGTCTGAGCATCAGCTCCAACGGCGACCACCTGGCGACAGCATCGCACGACCGGTCTCTGCGACTGTGGGAGAGGACCCGGGAACCCATCATCCTGGAGGAGGAACGGGAAGTG GAGCGAGAGGCGGAGTTTGAGGAGAGCCTGAACAAAGGTGACGCCCCCGTG GTACCCGGAGAGGCGCAGGGCGAAACCGCGCCGGCCACCAAGAAAACAGTGGAGACGGTCAAAGCT GCTGAACGGATCATGGAGGCTTTGGAGGTCCTTCGTGGGGAAAAGAGAAAGATGGAAGAATATGAATATGATTGTGAGCGAGCAGGGAAAAAg TTGGAACTCCCCAGACCAAATCCCATTCTTCTGGCTTTTGGAAACATATCT CCATCCCGCTACGTTCTTGACGTCATCAGGAAAGTCAGATCCAG CGAGCTGGAAGTGTCCCTGCTGGTTTTACCATTCCCGTATGTTCCGGATCTCTTGGAACTTTTTAATGGCTTCATCCAACAAGGACTGCAAGTGGAACTGGTGTGCCGTTGCCTCTTTTTCCTGCTCAA AATTCATTTTGGTCAGATCTCCAGCAGCCAGAAGCTTCTTCCAATCATTGACGACCTGCGTGGCAACACCCTGTCCAGGGTGCAGGACATCCAC GACCTTATGGGCTTCAATGGCGCCGGCTTGCAGTTCCTCCAGCGGGAAGTAGAGAGCAAGGAAGAAGTGATGTTCTTTGCCGAAGCCACGGGACGATTGGCCACCAAACGGAAGCGACAAAGGAAACGCGAGAAGGCCGTCCTCACCATCGCTTAA
- the asdurf gene encoding ASDURF protein, which produces MSSKENNVQDIDTKLAERKAELNKQITEQKVAVDELSNLKKDRKVYVQQRNSNVLFLADKGQTLSSCKKKVDTLTKELQSL; this is translated from the exons ATGTCTTCAAAAGAGAACAATGTCCAGGACATAGACACCAAACTTGCTGAACGTAAAGCAGAGCTCAACAAACAG aTCACGGAGCAAAAAGTGGCAGTTGACGAACTATCAAATTTGAAGAAGGACAGG AAAGTGTACGTCCAACAGAGGAACAGCAACGTTTTATTCCTGGCCGATAAAGGACAAACCTTGAGTTCCTGCAAAA AGAAGGTTGACACCCTGACTAAGGAACTACAAAGCCTGTAA
- the asnsd1 gene encoding asparagine synthetase domain-containing protein 1, translated as MCGIFCIVCPESGPLTKDDVVCDNLKRRGPDSSVDLTVSGSNPSYQCYFSAHVLHMRGLLTPQPLQDHAGNLLLWNGEVFGGLEVPPTENDTSVVLRHLFNCSDQTDILSVLSAIRGPWGFVYYQKNQDCLWFGRDYFGRRSLLWKYDQERKALTLSSVGSCGQSDLGSSPWKEVPAIGVYRIDLKSFVQSGSPTIELYPWFQVRDIATTMETTQEIVLGSCVILKKPTDLLRSPICPLNTILYEPQSNPPFGGDLGELLDKIKKDKAVKGLIEVLSEAVRRRVQTSPDELLDKNHSSVAILFSGGIDSMILAVLANRHVPSCQSIDLLNVAFQRQETTKSQKPSQSKSEAETCSKFDVPDRITGRSGLKELQVLAPERQWNFVEVDVTREELQQMRRERISHLLHPLDTVLDDSIGCAVWFAARGKGFLVQDHNPSSFTSSAKVILTGIGADEQLAGYARHRVRFKTSGHEGLVQEIAMEIGRISSRNLGRDDRTIADHGKEARFPYLDESVVNYLNTLPMGEKADLTLPRGVGEKLLLRLAARQLGLGPSAVLPKRAMQFGSRIAKMENGREKASDRCGRLIGV; from the exons ATGTGTGGCATCTTTTGTATCGTTTGTCCAGAGTCTGGTCCCTTAACAAAGGACGACGTAGTATGTGATAATTTGAAAAGGAGAGGACCTGATTCTAGTGTAGATTTAACCGTCTCAGGCTCCAATCCGTCATACCAATGTTATTTCTCAGCCCATGTCCTCCACATGAGAGGTCTCCTCACCCCACAGCCCCTCCAAGACCATGCTGGAAACCTCCTACTCTGGAACGGGGAGGTCTTTGGAGGTTTAGAAGTCCCCCCTACTGAGAATGATACTTCAGTTGTCCTGAGACATTTGTTTAATTGTAGCGATCAGACTGATATTTTGTCTGTCCTGTCCGCCATAAGAGGTCCTTGGGGTTTTGTGTATTACCAAAAGAACCAGGACTGCCTTTGGTTTGGTAGAGATTACTTTGGAAGGAGAAGTTTACTGTGGAAATATGACCAAGAACGGAAGGCCTTGACACTTAGCTCTGTTGGAAGCTGTGGTCAGTCTGACTTGGGTTCAAGTCCGTGGAAGGAGGTCCCAGCCATTGGTGTGTACAGGATTGACCTTAAGTCATTTGTACAATCTGGATCACCTACAATAGAACTTTATCCCTGGTTTCAGGTCCGAGATATCGCCACCACCATGGAGACTACCCAGGAAATAGTCCTGGGTAGCTGTGTCATACTGAAAAAGCCTACAGATCTGCTCAGATCTCCTATTTGTCCTCTGAATACAATACTGTATGAGCCCCAATCAAATCCACCATTTGGGGGTGATCTGGGGGAGCTTTTGGACaaaattaaaaaggacaaaGCAGTGAAAGGTCTCATCGAGGTCCTCAGTGAGGCTGTCAGGAGACGGGTTCAGACTTCGCCTGATGAACTACTGGATAAGAATCATTCCAGTGTGGCTATACTCTTCTCAGGTGGTATTGATTCTATGATTCTGGCAGTTTTAGCTAACAGGCACGTTCCTAGCTGTCAATCAATAGACCTtctcaatgtggcttttcaacGCCAAGAGACAACCAAAAGTCAAAAACCTAGTCAGAGTAAATCTGAAGCTGAAACTTGCAGTAAATTTGATGTGCCAGACAGAATAACTGGCCGGTCTGGACTTAAGGAACTACAAGTCTTAGCTCCGGAGAGGCAGTGGAACTTTGTGGAAGTGGACGTTACACGAGAGGAGCTCCAGCAAATGCGGCGTGAACGCATCAGTCACTTACTACACCCGTTGGACACGGTATTGGACGACAGTATCGGGTGTGCTGTGTGGTTCGCGGCCAGGGGTAAAGGTTTCCTAGTCCAAGATCACAACCCAAGCAGTTTCACGTCTTCAGCTAAG GTTATTCTGACTGGAATTGGAGCAGATGAACAGCTAGCAGGCTATGCAAGACACAGAGTGAGGTTCAAGACATCTGGACATGAAGGACTGGTCCAAGAAATAGCCATGGAGATTGGCAGGATCTCTTCTAGGAACTTGGGCAGGGATGACCGCACCATTGCAGACCACGGGAAAGAGGCCAG GTTCCCCTACTTGGATGAGAGCGTGGTGAACTACCTGAACACTCTGCCAATGGGAGAGAAGGCTGATCTGACGCTCCCACGGGGTGTCGGAGAGAAACTGCTGCTCAGGCTGGCCGCCCGTCAACTGGGTCTTGGCCCATCTGCTGTCTTGCCCAAGAGGGCCATGCAGTTTGGGTCGCGGATCGCCAAGATGGAGAATGGCCGTGAGAAGGCATCGGATCGCTGTGGGAGGCTAATTGGCGTGTAG
- the LOC144203929 gene encoding uncharacterized protein LOC144203929 encodes MKAVILAAGYGTRLQRDVAADRSRRFAHLAGVAKPLLPVGNRALLSHWVRALTTSNAVDGIYVVTNAVYLSAFEEWAANFPNVSIVCDQTRSNDDRLGAVACLQLAVSHFQIEDHVFVIGGDTLFKEDFSLVQLKSRFFELQEECEDNSVLLSYQCRDDETHKYGIVEVDAKLQATHMKEKPLPSDTKSRRACPCFYVLSKKSLPLLANFLHEKKDAPMPEKDAPGNFLSWLIPRKPVYVYEIGGRFDVGNLQSYMECDEYFKERLQDLNSYMV; translated from the exons ATGAAGGCGGTGATCCTTGCCGCAGGCTATGGAACCAGGCTCCAGCGGGACGTCGCCGCTGACCGTAGCCGGCGCTTCGCTCACCTGGCCGGCGTCGCCAAACCGCTTCTGCCGGTAGGGAACCGCGCTCTCCTCAGCCACTGGGTCCGAGCACTGACTACCTCGAATGCGGTGGATGGAATCTATGTCGTG ACCAATGCTGTTTACCTGTCCGCCTTCGAAGAATGGGCTGCAAACTTCCCAAATGTCAGCATTGTTTGTGACCAAACCAGAAGCAACGAT gATCGCCTTGGTGCAGTGGCCTGTCTTCAACTGGCTGTGAGCCACTTTCAGATTGAAGACCATGTCTTTGTTATTGGAGG TGATACTCTCTTCAAAGAAGATTTCAGCCTGGTTCAGCTCAAGTCCAGGTTTTTTGAGCTTCAAGAAGAATGTGAGGACAACAGTGTGCTTCTGTCCTACCAGTGCAGAGACGATG AAACCCACAAATATGGAATAGTAGAAGTTGATGCTAAACTTCAAGCCACACATATGAAGGAAAAACCGCTTCCCTCCGACACCAAGTCAAGAAGGGCG TGTCCTTGTTTCTACGTGTTGTCCAAGAAAAGTCTGCCCCTATTGGCTAACTTTCTCCACGAGAAAAAG GATGCTCCTATGCCGGAAAAAGATGCCCCGGGAAACTTTTTGTCTTGGCTTATTCCAAG AAAACCGGTTTATGTATACGAGATTGGTGGACGTTTCGATGTTGGGAACTTGCAGTCTTACATGGAGTGTGACGAGTATTTTAAAGAGAGACTTCAAGACCTGAACTCCTATATGGTGTAA
- the sympk gene encoding symplekin translates to MALSVKDGEATHVIDMTTSEKVVDLLNQAALIPTDEKLAVLKQVQELIINKNPSLLDNFIDEMIAFQTDKSIEVRKFVIGFIEEACKRDNELLLRLIANLNMLLKDESVNVVKKAILTLTQIHKIALQWLVRAKSVSDMQEACWEMVTQMKGDVLSLLDSENDGVRTHAIKFTESLIVTLSPRVADSDVPKRQESDITLDKVPQDHAYIRYGVLCDEGKLALDKLLKFMVHPAISSINLTTALGSLATLARQRPMFMSKVVQAYETLHANLPPTLAKSQVSSVRKNLKLHLVAVLKHPCSLEFQGQISTLLLDLGMPQNEITRSTPAVREQRKRPRHDQYTEGKKVKMEPVLMEDDEDKEEPAPLSAPKQAPVPATQSAIDLTADFLRPLLNADNVANLVLISMVYLPDTMPASFQATYTPVESAGTDAQIKHLARLMATQMTAAGIGPGLEECKARENDMGNADPDDDGTGSKDQLIKRKVPLMLGQAISVLGHPEKEKPLTTGVVKRLPDPIIPSMQNKVAGSTGRKKVFKLSDVVQPLSETQIEQLTSKTVKRILHSEKTITQSGLSHVRTKLLSKLVTQFEGIMKEDVLHFILEDIRTRSELAFSLLYQEYNTYLSQLPTGLLDSYDQCLYTLLSGLQEKPEQKDGLFTKLVLEAPIITESALEVIRRYCEDESRVYLGMSTLKELIIKRPSRQFQYLHVLLDLSSHEKEKVRSTALAFLKRMYDKDHLRDYIEKFALNYMQLLVHPNPPSLLFGADKDTEVASPWTEETVRQCLFLYLSLLPLNHKLVHELASVYTEAIADIKRGVLRAIELPIRGMGMASPELLLLVENCPKGAETLVTRCLHILTDKVPPSPELVERVRDLYHKRVPDVRFLIPVINGLEKAEVIQALPKLIKLNPIVVKEVFNRLLGTQHSEGSSSVSPLTPGDLLIALHHIDSNKCDMKSIIKATNLCFGEKNVYTSEVLAVVMQQLMELHPLPMLLMRTVIQSLTMYPRLCAFVMNILSRLIIKQVWKYPKVWEGFVKCCQRTKPQSYSVLLQLPHAQLSSVFERCPEMREPLLHHVRSFTLHQQAHIPQSIMTVLEATKKAEPKPVEPMVKEIPQIEKVPVMVEEEPQPQPKTQVLEREPDTVMVSENKEEEEEPMEQEQVDQGRPQKVVNTPSEGELARADATPTPEPEAEPESQAEPEAELKIMTASQADLEPETQVETVVKLDQEPNGKTDADLEPEASEEPMETSVVEPSQTQVVLKKDKDENVAQDVERSCEEAQ, encoded by the exons ATGGCGCTCTCCGTCAAAGACGGAGAGGCAACCCATGTCATAGACATGACCACCAGCGAAAAG GTGGTGgatcttttaaatcaagctGCCTTGATTCCCACAGATGAGAAGCTAGCAGTACTCAAACAA GTGCAGGAGCTCATCATCAACAAAAATCCATCTCTCCTTGACAATTTTATAGAC GAAATGATCGCCTTTCAGACCGACAAATCCATCGAAGTGAGAAAGTTTGTCATTGGCTTTATCGAGGAAGCATG TAAACGAGACAACGAGTTGCTCCTCAGGTTAATCGCAAACTTGAACATGCTCCTCAAAGATGAAAGTGTCAATGTGGTGAAGAAAGCTATCCTCACGCTCACCCAAATACACAAAATTGCTCTTCAG TGGTTAGTCAGAGCCAAAAGCGTATCTGACATGCAAGAGGCCTGCTGGGAGATGGTGACTCAAATGAAAGGTGACGTCCTCTCACTTCTGGACTCGGAAAACGACGGCGTGCGGACCCACGCCATCAAATTCACCGAGTCGCTCATCGTCACCTTGTCGCCCCGTGTGGCCGACTCGGACGTTCCCAAAAGGCAGGAGAGCGACATCACCTTGGACAAAGTACCTCAAGACCACGCGTACATCCGCTACG GTGTTCTCTGCGATGAGGGAAAGTTGGCGCTGGACAAGCTGCTCAAGTTTATGGTCCAtcctgccatttccagcattaACCTGACCACCGCGCTAGGATCGTTAGCAACCTTAGCCCGTCAGAGGCCTATGTTTATGTCTAAGGTGGTACAGGCTTATGAGACTTTACATG CCAATCTTCCACCCACCCTGGCTAAGTCGCAAGTGAGCAGCGTGCGAAAGAATCTGAAACTTCACCTGGTGGCGGTTCTCAAGCATCCATGCAGTCTGGAGTTCCAGGGCCAGATCAGCACTTTGCTGCTGGATTTGGGTATGCCCCAGAATGAAATAACACGATCCACACCGGCCGTCAGAGAGCAGCGCAAGAGGCCGCGGCATGACCAGTACACGGAAGGGAAGAAGGTCAAAATGG AGCCAGTGCTGATGGAAGACGACGAGGACAAGGAAGAGCCGGCCCCTCTTTCGGCCCCCAAGCAAGCTCCGGTTCCGGCGACGCAGTCGGCCATTGACCTCACCGCCGACTTCTTGCGCCCACTGCTCAACGCTGACAACGTGGCTAATCTG GTGCTGATCAGCATGGTGTATCTACCCGACACCATGCCGGCCTCCTTCCAGGCCACGTATACACCCGTGGAGTCTGCAGGCACTGATGCCCAGATTAAACATTTAGCCAGACTCATGGCTACGCAGATGACCGCGGCTGGCATCGGTCCAG GATTAGAGGAGTGCAAAGCGAGAGAGAACGACATGGGTAACGCGGACCCCGACGATGATGGAACGGGTTCTAAGGACCAGCTCATTAAGCGCAAAGTCCCACTGATGTTGGGCCAGGCTATCTCGGTGTTGGGTCACCCCGAAAAAGAAAAGCCTCTTACTACGGGCGTCGTCAAGAGGCTTCCCGATCCCATCATTCCATCCATGCAGAACAA AGTGGCGGGTTCCACCGGGAGGAAGAAAGTCTTCAAGCTGTCAGATGTGGTCCAGCCTTTATCGGAGACGCAGATCGAGCAGTTGACCTCCAAGACTGTCAAACGCATCCTCCATTCGGAAAAGACCATCACTCAGAGTGGCTTGTCCCAT GTCCGAACTAAGCTCCTCTCCAAGCTAGTAACACAGTTTGAGGGCATCATGAAGGAAGACGTACTGCATTTTATCTTGGAAGACATCCGCACCAGGAGCGAGCTGGCCTTTTCGCTCCTCTATCAAGAGTACAACACTTACCTTAGCCAGCTTCCTACGGGCCTGCTGGATAGCTATGACCAATGTCTGTACACGCTTTTGTCTGGACTGCAGGAGAAGCCTGAGCAGAAAGATGG ACTCttcaccaaactggtccttgaaGCTCCCATCATCACAGAGTCGGCCTTAGAAGTCATCCGACGTTACTGTGAAGATGAG TCTCGTGTGTATTTGGGCATGTCCACGTTGAAGGAGCTCATCATTAAAAGGCCTTCAAGGCAATTCCAGTACCTTCACGTGCTCCTTGATCTCAGCTCTCATGAAAAGGAGAAG gtgagatCGACGGCCTTGGCTTTTCTGAAGCGAATGTACGACAAAGACCATCTCCGCGACTACATTGAGAAGTTTGCTTTGAACTACATGCAACTTCTGGTCCACCCCAACCCCCCGTCTCTGCTTTTTGGTGCTGATAAAGATACAG AGGTGGCGTCCCCTTGGACTGAAGAGACTGTGCGCCAGTGCCTGTTCCTCTACCTGTCTTTGCTGCCCTTGAACCACAAGTTGGTGCACGAGTTGGCGTCTGTCTACACGGAGGCCATTGCGGACATCAAGCGTGGCGTGCTTCGAGCCATCGAGCTACCG ATTCGTGGAATGGGCATGGCGTCTCCTGAGCTTTTGCTTCTGGTTGAAAACTGCCCAAAAGGGGCGGAGACTCTTGTGACCCGCTGCCTGCACATTTTGACAGATAAAG TGCCTCCATCTCCGGAGCTGGTGGAACGGGTACGAGATCTTTACCATAAACGGGTACCGGATGTTCGCTTCCTCATCCCAGTCATCAACGGGCTAGAAAAG GCGGAGGTCATCCAAGCTCTCCCAAAGCTGATCAAACTCAACCCCATTGTGGTCAAGGAGGTTTTTAATCGACTCTTGGGAACACAGCACA GTGAAGGAAGTTCATCGGTGTCCCCGCTGACCCCAGGAGATCTGCTCATAGCTTTGCACCACATTGACTCCAACAAATGTGACATGAAATCCATCATCAAAG CGACCAACTTGTGCTTTGGCGAGAAGAACGTGTACACATCTGAGGTTCTCGCCGTGGTGATGCAGCAGCTGATGGAGCTCCACCCCCTCCCCATGCTCCTCATGAGGACCGTCATCCAGTCGCTCACCATGTACCCACGACTCTGTGCCTTCGTTATGAACATCCTATCCAGGCTCATCATCAAGCAG GTATGGAAATACCCTAAAGTGTGGGAAGGCTTCGTCAAATGCTGTCAAAGGACCAAACCTCAGTCGTACAGCGTCCTACTACAGCTGCCTCACGCTCAATTATCCAGCGTTTTTGAACGTTGCCCCGAGATGAGGGAGCCCCTGCTGCACCACGTTCGATCTTTCACATTACACCAG CAAGCTCACATCCCACAATCCATCATGACGGTCCTGGAAGCCACTAAAAAAGCAGAACCCAAACCGGTGGAGCCCATGGTGAAGGAGATCCCTCAAATTGAGAAGGTTCCTGTCATGGTGGAGGAAgaaccacaaccacaaccaaAAACGCAAGTGTTGGAGCGAGAACCGGATACTGTCATGGTTAGTGAGAataaggaagaagaggaggagcctATGGAGCAGGAACAAGTAGATCAAGGGAGACCACAGAAGGTAGTCAACACCCCCTCGGAG GGGGAGTTGGCAAGAGCTGACGCAACACCAACACCTGAACCCGAGGCCGAACCTGAATCGCAGGCCGAACCAGAAGCCGAACTTAAAATTATGACGGCGTCTCAAGCAGATCTTGAACCTGAAACTCAAGTTGAAACTGTTGTCAAACTTGATCAGGAACCAAATGGTAAAACGGATGCCGATTTGGAACCCGAAGCATCCGAGGAACCAATGGAGACATCTGTAGTGGAGCCTTCGCAAACACAAGTGGTGCTTAAAAAGGATAAGGATGAAAACGTGGCTCAGGACGTTGAGAGGAGCTGTGAAGAAGCGCAGTAA